The Candidatus Nitrosocosmicus franklandus genome contains a region encoding:
- the uvrC gene encoding excinuclease ABC subunit UvrC, which translates to MNSSKANYMTYPYPSEPGVYLMKDNNQNVIYIGKAKNLKKRIKSYFTNSNSSSLDRVNWKTNLLVSRIKNIDYIITDNEIEAFLLESNLIKKYRPIFNIELKDQQRYTYLRITDEKFPRLKVARRNRNGEFTETKGEIIGPFVKGSSRYLSVGLLRKMFKIRICNTLPKKECLEYHIGNCDAPCINMITEEKYKENIISLKKILKNNDNLKSFYNELENEMKIASEMQDYEKAIYIRDTLHRLKNILQYQKMENNVSQNTIEEYIGIIEDNNEGAAHVMTLMSKNGVINDMKKYQFDLLGDNTIESFISQYYLTSSIIPSTIYINREIEEKEKLQEILFELTNVKMKIIPIREEIKIEDHLSENNLQNKWDIMQLILSNLRTYMSKRHEPELDELMHILNLSKLPYVIDCFDVSNFGNEYAVGACTRFVNSIPSKNGYRRFKIKSINHQNDFGMIEEIVKRRYGINEKSDQVFSEIKRDRAPDLIVIDGGKGHLNVALKTLEKIGLGHIECISLAKENEEIYTRFSDKPVVIPKNQKSLKILQHIRDESHRFGLNYNIALRRKKLIQ; encoded by the coding sequence ATGAATTCAAGTAAAGCAAACTATATGACATATCCTTATCCCAGTGAGCCGGGTGTTTACTTAATGAAGGACAATAATCAAAATGTAATATATATAGGAAAAGCTAAGAATCTCAAAAAAAGGATCAAAAGTTATTTTACAAATAGTAATAGCAGTTCATTGGATAGAGTCAATTGGAAAACCAATTTATTAGTATCTAGAATCAAGAATATAGATTATATAATTACAGATAACGAAATTGAAGCTTTTTTACTCGAATCTAATCTAATAAAAAAATATAGACCAATTTTCAATATAGAACTTAAAGATCAACAAAGATACACCTACCTAAGAATTACGGACGAAAAGTTTCCCAGGTTAAAAGTAGCTAGGAGGAACCGCAATGGGGAATTTACAGAAACAAAAGGTGAAATTATAGGACCTTTTGTAAAAGGAAGCTCTAGATATCTTTCAGTAGGTTTGTTAAGAAAAATGTTCAAGATAAGAATTTGCAATACCTTACCAAAAAAGGAATGCTTAGAGTATCATATTGGAAACTGTGATGCACCATGTATTAACATGATAACAGAAGAAAAATATAAAGAAAACATTATTTCCCTAAAAAAGATACTAAAGAACAATGATAACTTGAAGAGTTTTTATAACGAATTAGAGAATGAAATGAAAATAGCATCCGAAATGCAGGATTACGAGAAGGCGATTTATATAAGAGATACTCTTCATAGACTCAAAAATATACTTCAATACCAAAAAATGGAAAATAATGTTTCACAAAACACGATAGAAGAATATATCGGAATAATTGAAGATAACAACGAAGGCGCTGCACATGTGATGACTCTAATGAGCAAGAACGGGGTAATTAATGACATGAAAAAGTATCAATTTGATCTTTTGGGTGATAATACAATTGAAAGTTTCATTAGTCAATACTATTTGACGAGCTCTATAATTCCAAGTACCATCTATATTAATAGAGAAATTGAAGAGAAGGAAAAATTACAAGAAATCTTATTTGAACTAACAAACGTAAAAATGAAGATAATACCCATTCGAGAGGAAATAAAGATAGAAGACCACTTATCAGAAAATAACTTGCAAAATAAATGGGATATAATGCAACTAATACTGAGTAATTTGAGAACATATATGTCGAAGAGACATGAGCCTGAGTTAGACGAACTTATGCACATTCTCAATCTCAGCAAATTGCCTTACGTAATAGATTGTTTTGATGTTTCCAATTTTGGGAATGAATATGCAGTCGGCGCTTGTACACGATTCGTAAATAGTATTCCATCAAAGAACGGCTATAGAAGATTTAAAATAAAAAGCATTAATCATCAAAATGATTTTGGAATGATTGAAGAGATTGTCAAGAGAAGATACGGAATAAATGAAAAATCCGATCAAGTATTTTCAGAAATTAAGAGAGATAGGGCCCCAGATTTGATCGTAATTGATGGAGGAAAAGGTCATTTGAATGTAGCATTGAAGACTCTAGAAAAGATAGGATTAGGACATATAGAGTGTATTTCATTGGCCAAGGAAAATGAGGAAATATATACAAGATTTTCGGACAAACCAGTGGTTATTCCAAAAAATCAAAAATCACTAAAGATATTGCAACACATAAGAGACGAGTCCCACAGGTTTGGTTTAAATTATAACATAGCATTACGCAGGAAAAAGCTGATTCAATAA
- the uvrA gene encoding excinuclease ABC subunit UvrA, giving the protein MESKITIKGARQHNLKNINLEIPKNKLVVITGLSGSGKSTLAFDTIFAEGQRRYVESLSAYARQFLQIMDKPDVDSIEGLSPAISIQQKTTNKNPRSTVGTITEIYDYLRLLYSKIGVPYCPNCNREISYQSLDAIVGSILNIIKNKDKGIVYVLSPIIRERKGTYEKILRDLKEEGYTRIRIDKQIVDISEMEEFNIISSQEKHIRHSIEIVIDRIVTEKSSIEKDRLSESVQAAIGKSGGVVEILFEGEEFLFSQKNSCPICNISIGEMEPRSFSFNSPFGACPHCHGLGVETEFDPDLIIPDKTLSILEGAIKPWSSGQFSSFRTSMLKDVGKRFGFNLNTPINKMTKNQLDVILYGTDLRIRYNYTSKSSDSSWEYSGKFEGVISNLQRIYNDTESESKREEIRRYMIEKPCESCKGQRLKKEILAVKINGHSIIDVCNLSVDRIINFFSNLDLDHATSIISRQVLKEINSRLKFLSNVGLDYLSLNRNAGTLSGGESQRIRLATQIGTNLTGVLYVLDEPTIGLHQRDNKLLINTLLKLRDIGNTVIVVEHDEEIIRSADWIIDIGPEAGVHGGQVVAEGELDKVLLNPNSITAEYLSGKKIVNENYERKPIGKKFLKIKGARENNLKNINPSFPLGVITAVTGVSGSGKSTLVNDILFNYLNNHFYKSKYKVGMHDGISGLEFVDKVIGIDQSPIGRTPRSNAITYVNAFTHIRDLFAKTQTARERGYKMGRFSFNLQGGRCDMCDGAGVRKIEMQFLPDVYITCDQCKGNRYNHDTLEVRYKGKNIADILNMTVEEALEFFKNNVPIKNKLKLLEDVGLGYLHLGQSATTLSGGEAQRIKLATELSKKDSGNTVYILDEPTTGLHFADVKKLLKILIRLRDLGNTIIIIEHNLDIISSADWIIDLGPEGGDKGGYIIATGTPEEVSENPKSQTGKFLKDKLSSIRKNEIILKNE; this is encoded by the coding sequence ATGGAATCTAAAATCACAATAAAGGGTGCAAGACAGCACAATCTTAAAAATATAAATCTCGAGATTCCAAAAAACAAGCTAGTTGTCATTACAGGATTGTCAGGTTCGGGAAAATCGACTTTAGCATTTGATACCATTTTTGCGGAGGGTCAAAGAAGATATGTAGAGTCACTTTCAGCATATGCACGCCAATTCTTGCAGATAATGGATAAACCAGATGTGGATTCTATTGAGGGGCTATCTCCAGCGATATCAATCCAACAGAAAACTACGAATAAAAATCCACGCTCCACGGTAGGAACAATTACCGAGATATATGACTACCTCAGATTATTATATTCAAAAATAGGTGTTCCATACTGCCCGAATTGTAATAGAGAGATTTCCTATCAATCTCTGGATGCAATTGTAGGATCGATACTAAATATAATAAAAAACAAGGACAAAGGTATCGTATATGTATTATCACCCATTATTAGAGAAAGGAAAGGAACTTATGAAAAAATATTACGAGATTTAAAAGAAGAAGGTTACACAAGGATTAGAATAGACAAACAAATTGTAGATATTAGTGAAATGGAAGAATTCAATATCATATCTTCACAGGAGAAACACATAAGGCATTCAATTGAAATAGTCATTGACAGGATAGTTACTGAGAAATCATCAATAGAAAAAGATAGGCTTTCAGAATCTGTTCAAGCCGCAATAGGAAAGAGTGGAGGGGTGGTAGAGATTCTTTTTGAGGGGGAAGAGTTTCTGTTCTCCCAGAAAAACTCATGCCCTATTTGCAATATTAGTATAGGTGAAATGGAGCCAAGATCCTTTTCATTTAATTCTCCTTTTGGAGCTTGTCCTCACTGTCATGGATTAGGAGTGGAAACTGAATTCGATCCTGATTTGATCATACCAGACAAAACTTTAAGCATATTGGAAGGTGCAATAAAACCATGGTCTTCTGGGCAATTTTCAAGTTTCAGAACATCTATGCTTAAAGACGTAGGCAAGAGATTTGGTTTTAATTTAAATACACCGATAAATAAGATGACCAAAAACCAACTGGATGTGATTTTATACGGTACCGATTTACGCATAAGATACAACTACACTTCTAAATCAAGCGATAGTTCTTGGGAATATTCAGGTAAATTTGAAGGAGTAATTTCGAATTTACAGAGAATTTATAACGATACCGAATCGGAGTCAAAGCGCGAAGAAATCAGGAGATATATGATAGAAAAGCCCTGCGAAAGTTGCAAAGGTCAAAGATTAAAAAAGGAAATTTTAGCCGTAAAAATAAATGGACATTCAATTATCGATGTTTGTAATCTTTCTGTAGATAGGATTATTAATTTTTTTTCCAATCTAGATTTGGATCACGCCACTTCAATTATTTCAAGACAGGTATTGAAGGAAATAAATAGTCGGTTAAAATTTTTGTCAAATGTAGGCTTGGACTATTTGAGCCTAAACAGAAATGCAGGAACCTTATCTGGAGGCGAGTCGCAAAGGATTAGACTTGCAACCCAGATTGGAACTAATCTTACAGGGGTTTTGTACGTTTTAGATGAACCAACTATTGGTCTACACCAAAGAGATAACAAACTTTTAATCAACACGTTGCTTAAATTGCGCGACATTGGCAATACTGTTATAGTTGTCGAACATGATGAAGAAATAATCAGAAGCGCTGATTGGATAATAGATATCGGACCAGAGGCCGGAGTACATGGAGGACAAGTGGTAGCAGAGGGCGAATTAGATAAAGTGCTACTTAATCCAAACTCTATCACAGCCGAGTATCTCAGTGGAAAAAAAATAGTCAATGAAAACTACGAGAGAAAACCTATAGGGAAAAAATTTTTGAAAATTAAAGGAGCTAGAGAGAACAATCTTAAGAATATTAATCCTTCGTTTCCTTTAGGAGTAATTACAGCCGTAACAGGTGTTTCGGGTTCAGGTAAATCAACTTTGGTAAACGATATACTTTTCAATTATCTAAATAACCATTTTTACAAATCAAAGTACAAGGTGGGAATGCATGACGGAATTAGTGGTTTAGAATTTGTAGATAAGGTTATAGGTATCGATCAGTCTCCAATTGGAAGAACCCCTAGATCAAATGCAATTACATATGTTAATGCTTTTACCCATATTAGAGATCTTTTTGCAAAAACCCAGACAGCAAGAGAAAGAGGATATAAGATGGGCAGATTTTCGTTTAATTTGCAAGGCGGAAGGTGTGATATGTGCGATGGGGCAGGAGTAAGAAAAATTGAAATGCAATTCCTTCCAGATGTGTATATTACTTGTGACCAATGTAAAGGCAATCGCTATAATCATGATACATTAGAAGTAAGATACAAGGGGAAAAATATTGCAGATATACTCAACATGACTGTTGAAGAGGCATTAGAATTTTTCAAAAATAATGTCCCTATCAAAAATAAACTAAAATTATTGGAAGACGTAGGACTTGGATATCTACATTTAGGTCAATCAGCCACAACCCTCTCCGGAGGAGAGGCACAAAGGATCAAATTAGCCACGGAATTATCCAAAAAAGATTCTGGAAATACAGTTTATATACTAGATGAACCTACAACTGGCCTTCATTTTGCCGATGTAAAGAAACTATTAAAGATATTGATTAGGTTAAGGGACTTAGGCAATACTATTATTATAATTGAACACAATCTAGATATTATATCATCTGCTGACTGGATCATCGATCTTGGACCTGAAGGTGGAGACAAAGGAGGCTATATAATTGCAACTGGCACCCCCGAGGAAGTTTCAGAAAATCCTAAAAGTCAAACAGGAAAGTTTTTGAAAGATAAATTAAGTTCGATCAGAAAGAACGAAATTATCTTAAAAAATGAATAG
- the uvrB gene encoding excinuclease ABC subunit UvrB, producing MKRFQLTDKLIPKGDQPTAIKELINGFRQNKKKQVLLGVTGSGKTFTIANVIANQNKNTLVISHNKTLAAQLYSEFKEFFPNNNVGYFVSFYDYYQPESYIPQSDTYIEKDTEINEKIEQLRLEATSMLLSGEPTIIIATVSCIYSLGSPQEWRAQSMTIAKGAHSDRRSIIQNLVRIRYQRNDIELKNGTFRVKGDIIEIVPGYSNDIIKLDLFGSIVEKISVIDKTTKAVKKELDFVTIFPAKHYIVDDDRFNKALDSIKTELKQWLPQLPTELERQRLLSRTTYDLEMLSELGYCNGIENYSRYFDGRKPNQPAYCLLDFFDKDFLLVIDESHVTLPQIMAMYKGDYSRKKSLVDYGFRLPSAFDNRPLKFEEFEKYLSNVIYVSATPGRYELNNSNNLVEQLVRPTGLVDPEVEIKKTTNQMSDLINQVHERISKQQRTLITTLTKKMAEDMADYLAKNRIKVRYIHSEIKGLERTELLRKLRIGEFDVLVGINLLREGLDLPEVALVVILDADKEGFLRNYSSLIQTFGRAARNIDGKVILYSDTVTKSMKEAVLETNRRRKKQIEYNLKNNIIPTSILKPIPQENLNISNTLVDLKSMSRNDLIELSTKLEIQMNKYAEELEFEKAIEQRENLQKIKQILLRQPIK from the coding sequence ATGAAAAGGTTTCAGCTTACCGATAAGTTAATTCCCAAAGGAGACCAACCGACTGCAATAAAAGAATTGATTAATGGATTCCGACAAAACAAAAAGAAGCAAGTTTTGCTTGGAGTTACTGGAAGTGGTAAAACATTCACCATTGCTAATGTAATTGCTAATCAAAACAAGAACACACTTGTTATTTCTCATAACAAAACACTAGCAGCACAGCTTTATTCAGAGTTTAAGGAGTTTTTCCCAAACAATAATGTAGGATACTTTGTGAGCTTTTACGACTACTATCAACCAGAGAGCTATATACCTCAGAGTGACACCTATATAGAAAAGGATACTGAAATCAATGAAAAAATAGAACAATTAAGATTAGAAGCAACTTCAATGTTGCTTTCGGGAGAGCCAACAATAATTATAGCTACTGTATCTTGTATTTACTCACTAGGTTCACCCCAAGAATGGAGGGCCCAATCTATGACAATTGCTAAGGGAGCACACTCCGATAGACGATCAATAATTCAAAATCTGGTTAGAATTCGATATCAAAGAAATGATATCGAATTAAAAAATGGTACATTCAGGGTTAAAGGCGATATTATAGAAATAGTTCCAGGGTATTCAAATGATATTATAAAATTAGATCTATTCGGCAGTATCGTTGAAAAGATTAGTGTGATTGATAAGACAACTAAGGCAGTAAAGAAGGAATTAGATTTTGTAACGATATTCCCTGCAAAACATTACATAGTCGACGACGACAGATTCAATAAAGCCCTAGATTCGATAAAAACGGAATTGAAACAATGGTTACCACAATTACCTACAGAGTTAGAACGTCAGAGGTTATTATCGAGGACGACCTATGATTTAGAGATGTTATCAGAATTAGGATACTGTAATGGAATAGAGAATTATTCCAGGTATTTCGATGGACGTAAACCCAATCAGCCAGCATACTGTCTTTTGGATTTTTTTGATAAAGACTTTTTGCTAGTTATTGACGAATCTCATGTAACTCTCCCTCAGATAATGGCAATGTATAAGGGGGATTATTCAAGAAAGAAATCTTTAGTAGATTATGGTTTTAGACTCCCAAGTGCTTTTGACAATAGACCATTAAAGTTTGAGGAATTCGAAAAATATCTCAGTAATGTAATATATGTTTCTGCCACTCCTGGAAGATATGAATTGAATAACAGTAACAATTTGGTAGAACAATTGGTTAGACCAACTGGACTAGTAGATCCAGAAGTCGAGATAAAAAAGACAACTAATCAAATGTCAGATTTAATCAATCAGGTTCATGAAAGAATTTCAAAACAACAAAGGACTCTAATTACAACTTTAACGAAAAAAATGGCTGAGGATATGGCAGACTACTTAGCTAAAAACCGGATAAAGGTTAGATATATTCACTCTGAGATTAAGGGCTTGGAGAGAACAGAACTTTTGAGAAAATTGCGAATTGGAGAATTCGATGTGCTAGTAGGTATCAATCTATTAAGAGAAGGATTAGATTTGCCAGAAGTTGCCCTTGTAGTGATTTTAGATGCAGACAAAGAGGGTTTCCTGAGAAATTATAGTAGTCTGATACAAACATTTGGAAGAGCGGCAAGAAACATAGACGGAAAGGTGATTCTATACTCAGATACTGTCACCAAATCTATGAAGGAAGCAGTACTTGAAACTAACAGAAGACGCAAGAAGCAAATTGAATATAATTTAAAAAACAATATTATACCAACAAGCATATTAAAGCCTATTCCTCAAGAGAATCTAAATATTTCTAATACTCTAGTAGATTTAAAGTCTATGAGCCGTAATGACTTAATAGAACTTTCTACCAAGTTAGAGATTCAGATGAATAAATATGCAGAGGAGTTGGAATTTGAAAAAGCGATTGAACAAAGAGAGAATTTACAAAAAATTAAGCAAATCTTGTTGAGACAACCAATTAAATGA
- a CDS encoding ABC transporter permease: protein MLFLTYSSLKERRTRNVLTILMIVMGCGLLVSLSSLSQGLINFVEQNFKKILPNQIVISNTDKIQESSIEGIRNKLEVLFDQNVTLVEKRVPINNAAITFLQNLQGVQYINPAYQGVVMLNYENKSQITNVLAVNFDNITDIIPTINLEFEQNNSTSKINHVIIPQKIGEKLSLNLPQSGNGITKDSSFESTGENSDMVTIGNIRNIIDFPPRDDTLFVPTILNFSGNPIVDNSIFIDLNKGKEILQKNEDYDLLFITYNDTNRVEDIVREVQKYFSNQITILNSLELVKSITKFIVGISTFISSIAVFSLIVGSIGIVITIYTSVVERTKEIGILKALGGTNRIILGMFLTESILLGIIGAFFGIIFGFIGAYLLLNGFLYFLNLPLNIYPVFNIVEISKIGIAVIALSIFSGLYPAYKGSKISPVNALSKFS from the coding sequence ATGCTTTTTCTAACTTATAGTTCACTAAAAGAGAGGAGAACACGCAATGTTTTGACGATACTTATGATAGTCATGGGATGTGGACTATTAGTTTCATTAAGCAGCCTCTCACAAGGGTTAATAAATTTTGTCGAACAAAACTTTAAAAAAATTCTACCTAATCAAATAGTTATCTCCAACACCGATAAAATACAGGAATCAAGTATTGAAGGTATTAGAAACAAACTTGAGGTTCTTTTTGATCAGAATGTAACATTAGTTGAAAAACGTGTTCCCATTAATAATGCGGCTATAACTTTTTTACAAAACTTACAAGGGGTTCAATACATCAATCCAGCATATCAAGGAGTTGTAATGCTGAATTACGAGAATAAATCTCAAATTACAAATGTATTGGCAGTAAATTTCGATAATATTACGGACATCATCCCTACCATAAATTTAGAATTTGAGCAAAATAATTCTACATCAAAAATAAATCATGTCATCATTCCTCAAAAGATAGGGGAAAAACTATCTTTGAACCTACCTCAATCAGGAAATGGAATAACCAAAGATAGCAGTTTTGAGAGCACTGGCGAGAATTCAGACATGGTTACAATTGGCAACATCCGTAACATAATCGACTTTCCACCTAGAGACGACACCCTTTTTGTTCCCACTATCTTAAATTTCTCAGGAAATCCAATTGTCGATAATTCTATTTTTATCGACTTGAACAAAGGTAAAGAAATTTTGCAAAAAAATGAAGATTACGATCTACTCTTCATAACATATAATGACACCAATAGAGTTGAAGATATCGTCAGAGAAGTTCAAAAGTATTTTAGCAATCAGATCACGATATTAAACTCTTTAGAATTAGTAAAGAGTATAACAAAATTCATAGTTGGGATCTCTACTTTCATTTCAAGCATAGCTGTTTTTTCTTTGATAGTAGGATCTATCGGGATCGTTATTACTATATACACCTCAGTAGTTGAAAGAACAAAAGAGATCGGTATTCTAAAAGCACTAGGAGGAACCAATAGAATCATTCTAGGAATGTTTTTAACAGAATCCATACTCTTGGGCATTATAGGTGCATTTTTTGGAATAATTTTTGGTTTTATCGGAGCATACTTGTTATTGAATGGCTTTTTGTATTTTCTGAATTTACCGCTTAATATTTACCCGGTTTTTAACATAGTCGAGATTTCGAAAATAGGTATAGCAGTAATCGCATTAAGCATATTTTCAGGATTATATCCAGCATACAAAGGTTCTAAAATTTCTCCCGTGAATGCCCTATCAAAGTTTTCATAA
- a CDS encoding type 1 glutamine amidotransferase, with protein sequence METWLYNVFNDDNGKCLLELGSTNQILCIRNIEFETLGNFKDYLLDDGYKIIDIIANKNSIESVKLSQYDGVFILGGPMSVNDNHDYLVREKNLIRSAIENEVPLFGICLGSQLVASACGGSVYKGSRKEIGWRYVDITDDGTKSIFRDLPNQKVQVFHWHGDTFVLPTGSTVLAKSDLYIQAFSFKTAVGVQFHLEVDEEMVKNWSNKYQHELKSENISKKTLIYNQDKNFIGLKKISKRVYENFKFGLEK encoded by the coding sequence TTGGAGACATGGTTATATAATGTTTTTAATGATGATAATGGCAAGTGCTTATTAGAATTGGGTAGCACAAACCAGATCTTGTGTATAAGGAATATAGAGTTTGAGACTTTAGGCAATTTTAAGGATTATCTGTTAGATGACGGGTATAAGATAATTGACATTATCGCTAACAAGAATTCCATAGAATCTGTCAAATTGAGCCAATACGATGGGGTATTCATACTTGGAGGACCCATGTCGGTCAATGATAATCATGATTATCTAGTTCGAGAAAAAAATCTTATCCGCTCTGCTATTGAGAATGAAGTTCCTCTATTTGGGATTTGTTTAGGCTCTCAATTAGTGGCTTCAGCATGCGGGGGTTCAGTATACAAGGGTTCAAGAAAAGAAATTGGTTGGAGATATGTCGATATAACTGATGATGGAACAAAAAGCATATTTAGGGACTTACCGAACCAAAAGGTCCAGGTGTTCCACTGGCATGGTGATACGTTCGTACTACCGACAGGTTCCACAGTTTTAGCAAAATCTGATTTGTATATCCAAGCATTTAGCTTTAAGACTGCTGTTGGCGTCCAATTTCATTTAGAAGTTGATGAGGAAATGGTGAAAAATTGGAGTAATAAGTATCAACACGAACTCAAATCAGAAAATATATCAAAGAAGACCCTTATCTATAACCAAGACAAAAATTTTATCGGATTAAAAAAAATATCTAAACGGGTTTATGAAAATTTCAAGTTTGGTCTCGAGAAATAG
- the twy1 gene encoding 4-demethylwyosine synthase TYW1 → MSCSGEIYSHNSSENSLIQITPSVKDKLKKAKYGVFNHSAVELCHWTKKSFSDEGTCYKHRFYGISTHRCMEMTPAALNCENRCIYCWRPTEFYDTLEMPSNSVDDPEVIVHSLLEERRKLIVGYYGKNNINQSKLDESLFPEHYAISLSGEPTMYPKLPQLIKYLFRLKATKSIFLVTNGQEPEMLYRLADENALPTQIYLSTNASTKNMFYKINGPKHKDAWERWQRSLEFISQANTRTVLRLTLIRNFNNESRFYDDFAKIIESGQPHFVEIKSYMHVGMSTNRLEQSNMLEMEEVRNFAKGLTSRLSNYPIMDESVVSRIVVLQNQERYISRWIEDYGQG, encoded by the coding sequence ATGAGCTGTTCGGGAGAAATTTATTCTCATAACAGTAGTGAAAATAGTTTAATTCAGATAACACCCTCAGTCAAAGACAAACTAAAGAAGGCAAAATACGGGGTTTTCAATCATTCCGCCGTGGAACTATGTCATTGGACTAAAAAGTCTTTTTCAGATGAGGGTACTTGTTATAAACACAGATTTTATGGGATTTCAACTCACCGATGTATGGAAATGACCCCCGCTGCTCTTAATTGTGAAAATAGATGCATATATTGCTGGAGACCAACAGAATTCTATGATACTTTGGAAATGCCATCCAATTCGGTCGACGATCCCGAAGTAATAGTCCATTCATTGCTAGAAGAAAGAAGAAAATTGATAGTAGGTTATTACGGCAAAAATAATATTAATCAATCAAAATTAGATGAATCCTTATTTCCGGAACATTATGCTATTTCTCTTTCTGGAGAACCAACTATGTATCCAAAATTACCACAATTAATAAAATATTTATTTAGACTGAAAGCCACCAAATCCATTTTCTTAGTTACTAATGGTCAAGAACCAGAAATGCTTTATAGATTAGCTGACGAAAATGCATTACCTACTCAAATCTACTTATCAACAAATGCATCTACAAAGAATATGTTCTATAAGATCAATGGACCAAAACACAAGGATGCATGGGAGCGTTGGCAAAGGAGTCTTGAATTCATATCTCAAGCAAATACAAGAACCGTTTTGCGCTTAACTTTGATTCGAAATTTTAATAATGAATCGCGATTTTATGATGACTTTGCAAAGATAATCGAATCAGGACAACCTCATTTCGTAGAGATAAAATCATACATGCATGTTGGAATGTCCACTAATAGATTAGAACAGTCGAATATGCTGGAAATGGAGGAGGTAAGAAACTTTGCCAAAGGATTGACATCTCGATTATCTAACTATCCAATTATGGATGAAAGTGTTGTTTCAAGAATTGTTGTTTTACAAAATCAAGAAAGATATATTTCACGTTGGATCGAAGATTATGGGCAGGGTTAA
- the rdgB gene encoding RdgB/HAM1 family non-canonical purine NTP pyrophosphatase, translating into MYFVSSNDNKFREIMELLSSYSPVSLSLKYKKMKLREIQSNSLEEVAKMKAYEAYELTRDKVIVEDDGLFIESLNDFPGVYSSFVFDTLGNKGILDLLKDKKNRKASFKSVIALHDGKKVLTFTGKITGQISEVIFESGWGYDPIFIPENTDIPFGQMDLNLKNKYSHRRIALQEFLIWYNNNNNNNNNNNPNREK; encoded by the coding sequence ATGTATTTTGTAAGTAGTAATGACAATAAATTTAGAGAAATTATGGAATTGTTAAGTAGTTATTCCCCTGTGTCTTTATCCTTGAAATACAAAAAAATGAAATTAAGAGAAATCCAGTCCAATTCTCTAGAAGAAGTTGCCAAAATGAAGGCATACGAAGCTTATGAATTGACAAGAGACAAAGTAATAGTTGAGGATGACGGCCTATTTATTGAATCCCTAAATGACTTTCCCGGCGTGTATTCTTCTTTTGTATTTGATACCCTTGGAAATAAAGGCATTTTGGATTTACTTAAAGATAAAAAAAACAGAAAGGCTAGCTTTAAATCAGTAATTGCCCTACATGATGGAAAAAAAGTGCTTACCTTTACTGGCAAAATAACTGGACAGATCTCTGAAGTAATTTTTGAAAGCGGTTGGGGTTATGATCCTATTTTTATTCCCGAGAATACAGATATTCCATTTGGCCAGATGGATCTGAACTTAAAAAACAAGTATTCGCATAGAAGAATAGCTTTGCAGGAATTTTTGATCTGGTATAATAATAACAATAACAATAACAATAACAACAACCCAAACCGAGAAAAGTAG